A single window of Agromyces aureus DNA harbors:
- a CDS encoding WxL protein peptidoglycan domain-containing protein, with product MTRFRSPSALAALVAVAGLAAGLAGAAPAVAEERAPVSWSVTPADATGPDGRVSVEHPIDPGAEVQDHFAVRNLGEEEVAFRLSAADGYYNDNGRFDMLPSDQESTDAGTWIDVPESVTVPPGGTVVVPFTITVPEKAEPGDHAAGIAASVLSVKQGDGAGVGVESRVGFRVMTRVTGALAPAFSVTNVVTDYNTSWNPIRPGSIDVSFDVVNEGNTRLAVAGVLEIAGRSIAFPAENERAQEVLPGESRSFSLAVGQVWPLLALPGEIELAPTVTTAGGEQTTVAPSSIGVFVWAVPWPQLLVVLGILLVVMALLWRRGRSRRRLDVLLEEAREEGRRDLALEGRK from the coding sequence ATGACCCGCTTCCGTTCCCCCTCCGCACTCGCTGCGCTCGTCGCCGTCGCCGGCCTTGCCGCGGGGCTGGCCGGCGCTGCACCCGCGGTCGCGGAGGAGCGTGCGCCGGTGTCGTGGTCGGTCACGCCGGCCGACGCGACAGGCCCCGACGGCCGCGTCTCGGTCGAGCACCCCATCGATCCCGGAGCCGAGGTGCAGGACCATTTCGCGGTCCGCAACCTCGGCGAGGAGGAGGTCGCGTTCCGCCTCTCGGCGGCCGACGGCTACTACAACGACAACGGGCGCTTCGACATGCTCCCGTCCGACCAGGAGTCGACCGATGCCGGCACCTGGATCGACGTGCCCGAGAGCGTCACCGTTCCGCCCGGCGGCACGGTCGTCGTCCCGTTCACGATCACCGTGCCGGAGAAGGCCGAACCCGGTGATCACGCCGCCGGCATCGCGGCGTCGGTGCTGTCGGTCAAGCAGGGCGACGGCGCGGGTGTCGGCGTCGAGAGCCGCGTCGGATTCCGGGTCATGACCCGGGTCACCGGCGCGCTCGCCCCCGCCTTCTCGGTGACGAACGTCGTCACCGACTACAACACCTCGTGGAACCCGATCCGCCCCGGGAGCATCGACGTCTCCTTCGATGTGGTCAACGAGGGCAACACCCGGCTCGCGGTGGCCGGCGTGCTCGAGATCGCCGGGCGGAGCATCGCCTTCCCGGCCGAGAACGAGCGCGCGCAGGAGGTCCTGCCCGGTGAGAGCAGGTCGTTCTCGCTCGCGGTCGGGCAGGTCTGGCCGCTGCTCGCCCTGCCGGGCGAGATCGAGCTCGCTCCGACCGTCACCACCGCCGGCGGGGAGCAGACGACCGTCGCACCTTCGTCGATCGGCGTGTTCGTCTGGGCCGTTCCGTGGCCGCAGCTGCTGGTCGTGCTCGGCATCCTGCTCGTCGTGATGGCACTGCTCTGGCGGCGCGGTCGGTCCAGGCGCCGACTCGACGTGCTGCTCGAGGAGGCTCGCGAGGAAGGGCGCCGAGACCTGGCGCTGGAAGGGCGGAAGTGA
- a CDS encoding beta-L-arabinofuranosidase domain-containing protein: MVKLARTVALAAAGALLGGLVTASVAPAALAAPGDLSIEASKVLELKLDGDLADTSANAAAVSLQRGAAAYGTGIDGQAFSFNGSTALKLGTASYLQPQDLTVSFWYNPSAAMSAEQVFAWSKTVYNSDGWYLTSESNTTPLALSIGPSSGQPYKVAVDADRASFFPAGQWTHIVATYDHTTKAVAFYRNGVQQPTTVKTPVSATASGVLGAEGTSTKTLGYNGPNYNGSYLKGLLDDYALFNGVATVADVVTLTKRNNPAFDPAAVAQSDLDAISLPESTTVDFGVPTVGAKGSTISWTSSDETAISIDGGTAHVTRPEGAAAEVHLTATASYGGSDQVTRGFEVVVQPAGEAISQYLDDAGLENVTVADGYLENANTKTIDYLLSLDPEKFLYSWYVQAGLTPTTSSGYGGWERSTGTRFQGHFFGHYVSALSQAYATTTDAAVKAQLLAKLTAAVDGLKRCQDAWAAANPSSAGYVAPFALSALPSGKDGLLVPFHNLHKVLAGLLDAHAYAPPAVSTKALSVASGFGTWVKNYAASLSNPAVILNTEYGGMNEALYELYSITKNPVHKRAAEYFDEVTLFQSLANGQDVLNGKHANTTIPKLVGALKRYTVFMDDPDLYATLTQAEKDALPMYRTAAEKFWQIVIDDHTYANGANSQSEHFHGADTLYQFATNGVTTGYGENSTAEGCNEYNMLKLSHALFAVTKDVKYADYYESTFINTILASQNPETGMVTYFQPQTSGYAKVFGTRLDQFWCDHGTGIESFTKLGDSIYFTDATSVYVNQFRSSELRSEGQNLRLVQTADVPASPDVHLEVSALDGGAVADGTVLKLRVPDWVASTPTLTVNGEARDVAALEVDGYLEVPVVAGDEIAYTLPAEVAIDDDTENPNWVAFTYGPVLLATELSRDNVNASYTAGVLVEMSVADKSLSSDVIVADADDWKANAATNIERIADGENANGLTTMRFKLHGVDQTSAALTFEPYYSLYDARYATYMTLVEPDSAEAQALILKGKQQLRVAETTIDSLTSFDDNNSEADKNYKVSNSTVGVYNGQGFRHAPAAAGAYFQYDMIVDPSLPKNYLGVRYYGGDNGRTFDVYLNDVLLKHETITNAGGATSWYIRYDQIPQSILDGIAAKDSYKRDQGGQYVLDGHGAKVPVVTVRFQSNGTSFVGGVFGVYTSSSNSYGTSAELAGLGVDGGTLSPALAAGRHEYTITVPLDATSVKLDLDPATPSGLVYVDGILIDDSEPRTVAVAAGATPTTTIVKSYAQDHTTNVAYTLQIVRAAPEPELAVTAEASARCVAGKAVIVVKATNGDDVPVELTETSAYGTATAALAAGKTVSKTLSTRTGSIGAGSVAVVATGSIDGRTVTTEVPAAYPALACG; this comes from the coding sequence ATGGTGAAACTGGCACGCACCGTCGCGCTCGCCGCAGCCGGGGCCCTCCTCGGCGGTCTCGTCACCGCCTCGGTCGCCCCTGCGGCGCTCGCCGCACCCGGCGACCTCAGCATCGAGGCGTCGAAGGTGCTCGAGCTGAAACTCGACGGCGACCTCGCCGACACGAGCGCCAACGCCGCAGCCGTGAGCCTGCAGCGCGGTGCGGCGGCCTACGGGACCGGCATCGACGGCCAGGCCTTCTCGTTCAACGGGTCGACCGCGCTGAAGCTCGGCACCGCCTCGTACCTGCAGCCGCAGGACCTCACGGTCTCGTTCTGGTACAACCCCAGCGCGGCGATGAGCGCCGAGCAGGTCTTCGCCTGGAGCAAGACGGTCTACAACTCCGACGGGTGGTACCTCACCTCCGAGAGCAACACGACCCCGCTCGCGCTGTCGATCGGGCCCTCGAGCGGGCAGCCCTACAAGGTGGCCGTCGACGCCGACCGGGCGAGCTTCTTCCCAGCCGGGCAGTGGACTCACATCGTGGCGACCTACGACCACACGACGAAGGCCGTCGCGTTCTACCGCAACGGCGTGCAGCAGCCCACCACCGTGAAGACCCCCGTGAGTGCAACGGCCTCCGGCGTGCTCGGCGCCGAGGGCACGAGCACCAAGACGCTCGGCTACAACGGCCCGAACTACAACGGCTCGTACCTGAAGGGCCTGCTCGACGACTACGCGCTCTTCAACGGCGTCGCGACCGTCGCCGACGTCGTGACCCTCACCAAGCGCAACAACCCGGCGTTCGACCCGGCCGCGGTCGCGCAGTCCGACCTCGATGCGATCTCGCTGCCCGAGAGCACCACCGTCGACTTCGGCGTGCCGACCGTCGGTGCGAAGGGCAGCACGATCTCGTGGACCTCGTCCGACGAGACGGCGATCTCGATCGACGGCGGCACGGCGCACGTCACGCGCCCCGAGGGCGCCGCGGCCGAGGTGCACCTCACCGCGACCGCGAGCTACGGCGGCAGCGACCAGGTCACGCGCGGGTTCGAGGTCGTCGTGCAGCCGGCCGGCGAGGCGATCTCGCAGTACCTCGACGACGCGGGCCTCGAGAACGTCACGGTCGCCGACGGCTACCTCGAGAACGCCAACACCAAGACCATCGACTACCTGCTGAGCCTCGACCCCGAGAAGTTCCTCTACTCCTGGTACGTGCAGGCCGGCCTCACGCCGACCACCTCGAGCGGGTACGGCGGATGGGAGCGCTCGACCGGCACCCGCTTCCAGGGGCACTTCTTCGGCCACTACGTCTCCGCACTCTCGCAGGCCTACGCCACGACGACGGATGCCGCGGTCAAGGCGCAGCTGCTCGCCAAGCTGACCGCGGCGGTCGACGGGCTCAAGCGCTGCCAGGACGCCTGGGCCGCCGCGAACCCGTCGAGCGCGGGCTACGTGGCGCCCTTCGCCCTGAGCGCCCTGCCCAGCGGAAAGGACGGCCTCCTCGTGCCGTTCCACAACCTGCACAAGGTGCTGGCCGGGCTCCTCGACGCCCACGCGTACGCGCCGCCCGCCGTCTCGACGAAGGCCCTGTCCGTGGCATCCGGCTTCGGCACCTGGGTGAAGAACTACGCGGCGTCGCTCTCGAACCCCGCCGTCATCCTGAACACCGAGTACGGCGGCATGAACGAGGCCCTGTACGAGCTGTACAGCATCACGAAGAACCCCGTGCACAAGCGCGCAGCCGAGTACTTCGACGAGGTCACGCTCTTCCAGAGCCTCGCGAACGGGCAGGACGTGCTCAACGGCAAGCACGCCAACACCACGATCCCGAAGCTCGTCGGCGCGCTCAAGCGCTACACGGTGTTCATGGACGACCCCGACCTCTACGCCACGCTCACCCAGGCCGAGAAGGACGCCCTGCCGATGTACCGCACGGCGGCCGAGAAGTTCTGGCAGATCGTCATCGACGACCACACCTACGCGAACGGCGCGAACAGCCAGTCGGAGCACTTCCACGGCGCCGACACGCTCTATCAGTTCGCAACCAACGGCGTCACCACGGGCTACGGCGAGAACTCCACCGCCGAGGGCTGCAACGAGTACAACATGCTGAAGCTCAGCCACGCCCTCTTCGCCGTGACGAAGGACGTGAAGTACGCCGACTACTACGAATCGACCTTCATCAACACGATCCTCGCCTCGCAGAACCCCGAGACGGGCATGGTCACGTACTTCCAGCCCCAGACCTCCGGCTACGCGAAGGTCTTCGGCACTCGCCTCGACCAGTTCTGGTGCGACCACGGCACGGGCATCGAGAGCTTCACGAAGCTCGGCGACTCGATCTACTTCACCGACGCGACATCGGTCTACGTGAACCAGTTCCGCAGTTCGGAGTTGCGCTCCGAAGGGCAGAACCTGCGACTGGTGCAGACGGCCGACGTGCCGGCGAGCCCCGACGTGCACCTCGAGGTGAGCGCGCTCGACGGCGGAGCGGTCGCCGACGGCACCGTGCTGAAGCTGCGCGTGCCCGACTGGGTCGCCTCGACCCCGACGTTGACGGTCAACGGCGAGGCTCGGGATGTCGCGGCGCTCGAGGTCGACGGCTACCTCGAGGTGCCGGTCGTCGCGGGTGACGAGATCGCCTACACGCTGCCCGCGGAGGTCGCGATCGACGACGACACCGAGAACCCGAACTGGGTCGCTTTCACGTACGGACCGGTGCTGCTCGCGACCGAGCTCAGCCGCGACAACGTGAACGCCAGCTACACCGCCGGCGTGCTCGTCGAGATGAGCGTCGCCGACAAGTCGCTGAGCTCCGACGTGATCGTGGCCGACGCCGACGACTGGAAGGCGAACGCGGCGACCAACATCGAGCGCATCGCCGACGGCGAGAACGCGAACGGCCTCACCACCATGCGGTTCAAGCTGCACGGCGTCGACCAGACCTCGGCCGCGCTCACCTTCGAGCCGTACTACAGCCTGTACGACGCCCGATACGCGACGTACATGACCCTGGTCGAGCCCGACTCGGCCGAGGCGCAGGCGCTCATCCTCAAGGGCAAGCAGCAGTTGCGCGTGGCCGAGACGACGATCGACTCGCTCACCTCGTTCGACGACAACAACAGCGAGGCCGACAAGAACTACAAGGTCTCCAACTCGACCGTGGGCGTCTACAACGGCCAGGGGTTCCGGCACGCGCCGGCCGCCGCCGGGGCGTACTTCCAGTACGACATGATCGTCGACCCGTCGCTCCCGAAGAACTACCTGGGTGTGCGGTACTACGGCGGCGACAACGGCCGCACGTTCGACGTGTACCTGAACGACGTGCTGCTGAAGCACGAGACGATCACGAACGCGGGCGGCGCCACGAGCTGGTACATCCGGTACGACCAGATCCCGCAGTCGATCCTCGACGGCATCGCGGCGAAGGACAGCTACAAGCGCGACCAGGGCGGCCAGTACGTGCTCGACGGGCACGGCGCGAAGGTGCCCGTCGTGACCGTGCGCTTCCAGAGCAACGGCACGAGCTTCGTCGGTGGTGTGTTCGGCGTGTACACCTCGTCGTCGAACAGCTACGGCACGTCGGCCGAGCTCGCCGGGCTCGGCGTCGACGGCGGCACGCTCTCACCGGCACTGGCCGCAGGTCGGCACGAGTACACCATCACCGTGCCGCTGGACGCGACGAGCGTGAAGCTCGACCTCGACCCGGCGACGCCGAGCGGCCTCGTGTACGTCGACGGGATCCTCATCGACGATTCCGAGCCCCGCACGGTCGCCGTCGCGGCGGGGGCGACCCCGACCACGACGATCGTGAAGTCGTACGCGCAGGATCACACGACGAACGTCGCGTACACCCTGCAGATCGTGCGCGCCGCGCCCGAACCCGAGCTGGCCGTGACCGCCGAGGCGTCGGCGCGCTGCGTGGCCGGCAAGGCCGTGATCGTCGTGAAGGCCACGAACGGCGACGACGTGCCGGTCGAGCTCACCGAGACCTCCGCCTACGGCACGGCCACCGCCGCGCTCGCCGCGGGCAAGACGGTCTCGAAGACGCTCTCGACCCGCACCGGCTCGATCGGCGCCGGCTCGGTCGCTGTCGTCGCGACCGGCTCGATCGACGGGCGGACCGTCACGACCGAGGTCCCCGCCGCATACCCCGCCCTCGCCTGCGGCTGA
- a CDS encoding immunoglobulin-like domain-containing protein yields the protein MVREGTPRTRRAGRWVAGATSALLAAGSLAMIGPAAWSAEPASTLASYDFSEASGTVAHDLSGGGRDATVVGGEAWRGGFMRFTGSNHVKLPDGLLAGRSAATIVIETSPTALSGAKFLWNVGGSGEGATGQFFIQPVAPRLAITKTNWSGEQTVTSATKIAENRWQSVAATIAKNADGTTSTLRLFIDGVQVAEKTNSTVNLSDLATHTMNFIGKSAYAADSLYQGDVSAFRVYSEALSATDLATIAATDATAAAAETAAALDLAAVNTQDLSKVETGLVLPTAGSVTWTSSPAGIVAADGTVTQPASDTEVTLTATSTVRGKTATKAFTVTVLRAPTAAEAAQRDLDAIALPYADDVRSDLTLPTAGPRFGSALSWSSSAPAVVDVVGTGTVAPGVVTRPANGDTRVVLTVTASKNGVTATRDIPLTVRKAVELAKTTDYLFAHFTGTEGAASDEQIYFATSRDALTFTDTRASGNPVLSLAKGQGDGGVRDPFVVRSPEGDRFYLIATDLSIYYRGGWGSANATVTGSKDLVIWESTDLVNWTEPRFADVASKIPNAGMAWAPEAVWDEVTQQYYVFWATRADGNTELGDSVDMYLSTTRDFRTFSTPVKWIDRQGSIIDTTVIKVGDWFYRASGDGQITIERSKKLDAVTTSATAKTTGTDQEWVLVGTLQSILSGSGTCAGGLNYTGACLEGPEFFAYNDDDRGAAAQLYGLLADQYGTGRGYLPFRTTDLNSTSASVWSKATNVNLGTLKKRHGGIMPITAQEYQRVMFHYAGVGTNPDLAVEATATSRCVAGKASLVATVKNTDSRTADVTVETAFGTKTFVGVQAGKTVSQAFSTRTASMGAGTVGVEATATGASFAGSAAYEARAC from the coding sequence ATGGTTCGAGAAGGTACGCCGCGCACGCGGCGCGCAGGCAGATGGGTCGCGGGTGCGACGAGCGCCCTGTTGGCGGCCGGAAGCCTGGCGATGATCGGCCCTGCGGCCTGGAGTGCGGAGCCGGCATCGACGCTGGCCTCGTACGACTTCTCCGAGGCCTCGGGCACCGTCGCCCACGACCTGTCCGGCGGCGGCCGCGATGCGACCGTCGTGGGCGGGGAGGCCTGGCGCGGCGGATTCATGCGCTTCACGGGGTCGAACCACGTGAAGCTGCCCGACGGCCTGCTGGCCGGACGGTCGGCGGCCACGATCGTGATCGAGACGAGCCCGACGGCGCTGTCGGGCGCCAAGTTCCTCTGGAACGTCGGCGGCTCGGGCGAGGGCGCCACCGGGCAGTTCTTCATCCAGCCGGTCGCACCGCGCCTGGCGATCACGAAGACCAACTGGTCGGGCGAGCAGACGGTGACGTCGGCGACGAAGATCGCCGAGAACCGGTGGCAGTCCGTGGCCGCGACGATCGCGAAGAACGCCGACGGCACGACGTCGACGCTGCGGCTGTTCATCGACGGCGTGCAGGTCGCCGAGAAGACGAACTCGACCGTCAACCTGAGCGACCTCGCGACCCACACCATGAACTTCATCGGCAAGTCCGCGTACGCGGCCGACTCGCTCTACCAGGGGGACGTCTCGGCGTTCCGGGTGTACTCGGAGGCGCTGTCCGCGACCGACCTCGCGACGATCGCGGCGACGGATGCCACGGCAGCCGCGGCCGAGACGGCGGCGGCGCTCGACCTGGCGGCCGTGAACACGCAGGACCTGTCGAAGGTCGAGACCGGCCTCGTGCTGCCGACCGCCGGAAGCGTGACGTGGACGTCGTCGCCGGCGGGCATCGTCGCCGCCGACGGCACGGTCACCCAGCCGGCATCCGACACCGAGGTGACGCTGACGGCGACCTCGACCGTGCGCGGCAAGACGGCGACGAAGGCCTTCACCGTGACCGTGCTCCGCGCACCCACCGCCGCCGAGGCGGCACAGCGCGACCTCGACGCGATCGCCCTGCCGTACGCCGACGACGTGCGCTCCGACCTCACGCTGCCGACGGCCGGTCCGCGGTTCGGCTCGGCACTCTCGTGGAGCTCCTCGGCCCCGGCCGTCGTCGACGTCGTCGGCACCGGCACGGTCGCCCCTGGCGTGGTGACGCGTCCCGCGAACGGTGACACGCGCGTCGTGCTCACCGTCACGGCGTCGAAGAACGGCGTCACGGCGACCCGTGACATCCCGCTCACGGTGCGCAAGGCGGTCGAGCTCGCGAAGACGACCGACTACCTGTTCGCGCACTTCACCGGCACCGAGGGTGCCGCGAGCGACGAGCAGATCTACTTCGCGACCAGCCGCGACGCGCTCACCTTCACCGACACCCGCGCGAGCGGCAACCCGGTGCTGTCGCTCGCGAAGGGCCAGGGCGACGGCGGCGTGCGCGACCCGTTCGTGGTGCGCTCGCCCGAGGGCGACCGGTTCTACCTCATCGCGACCGACCTCAGCATCTATTACCGAGGCGGCTGGGGCTCGGCCAACGCGACCGTCACGGGGTCGAAGGACCTGGTGATCTGGGAGTCGACCGACCTCGTCAACTGGACCGAGCCGCGCTTCGCCGACGTGGCGAGCAAGATCCCGAACGCCGGCATGGCCTGGGCGCCCGAGGCCGTCTGGGACGAGGTGACGCAGCAGTACTACGTCTTCTGGGCGACCCGGGCCGACGGCAACACCGAGCTCGGCGACAGCGTCGACATGTACCTGTCGACCACGCGCGACTTCCGCACCTTCTCGACCCCGGTCAAGTGGATCGACCGACAGGGCTCGATCATCGACACGACCGTGATCAAGGTCGGCGACTGGTTCTACCGGGCCTCCGGCGACGGCCAGATCACGATCGAGCGCTCGAAGAAGCTCGACGCCGTCACGACGTCGGCGACGGCGAAGACGACCGGCACCGACCAGGAGTGGGTGCTCGTCGGCACGCTGCAGTCGATCCTGAGCGGCAGCGGCACGTGCGCCGGCGGGCTGAACTACACCGGCGCGTGCCTCGAGGGCCCCGAGTTCTTCGCCTACAACGACGACGACCGGGGTGCTGCGGCCCAGCTCTACGGCCTGCTCGCCGACCAGTACGGCACCGGACGCGGGTACCTGCCCTTCCGCACCACCGACCTCAACTCGACCTCGGCGTCGGTGTGGTCGAAGGCGACCAACGTGAACCTCGGCACCCTGAAGAAGCGCCACGGCGGCATCATGCCGATCACCGCGCAGGAGTACCAGCGGGTCATGTTCCACTACGCGGGCGTCGGCACGAACCCCGACCTCGCCGTCGAGGCCACGGCGACGTCGAGGTGCGTCGCCGGCAAGGCGAGCCTCGTCGCGACGGTGAAGAACACCGACAGCAGAACGGCGGATGTCACGGTCGAGACCGCGTTCGGCACCAAGACGTTCGTCGGGGTGCAAGCGGGCAAGACCGTCTCGCAGGCCTTCTCCACCCGCACGGCGTCGATGGGCGCCGGAACGGTGGGCGTCGAGGCGACGGCCACCGGAGCGAGCTTCGCCGGCAGCGCCGCGTACGAGGCACGCGCATGCTGA
- a CDS encoding LPXTG cell wall anchor domain-containing protein, translating to MIGGSLRHLELGPVVGGGTTIDVPDGVVIRVDILPLDCLGHCDPGSLPSTGAAGDLITWVGALLLGGAALLLIPVFTRHPIGRAHR from the coding sequence GTGATCGGGGGGTCGCTGCGGCACCTCGAGCTTGGCCCGGTCGTCGGAGGGGGAACGACGATCGACGTGCCCGACGGCGTCGTGATCCGCGTCGACATCCTGCCGCTCGACTGCCTCGGGCATTGCGATCCCGGATCGCTCCCGTCGACGGGAGCGGCCGGCGACCTCATCACCTGGGTCGGCGCACTGCTCCTCGGTGGAGCGGCGCTGCTCCTCATCCCGGTCTTCACGCGGCATCCGATCGGCCGCGCGCACCGCTGA